From a region of the Streptacidiphilus albus JL83 genome:
- a CDS encoding IS1380 family transposase, giving the protein MAGPRCRPGAVGLRDRARRDESPGSRAPAAPLAALFDRPVSDSTLRRTLEAIDAPTAARIERARATVRRLVRTRLSLRPGGFPRIAVAGRKLIGWYVLDLDATIVTCTSRKDGAAGTYKGSFGHLPLGAWLANTHECVAMLLRPGNAAPNDVGDHQQVLAAALRQLPLPPWSKLLVRIDGAAFSHGVLNHLAALTTTRRRVRLITGWAINDTDEQAIALLPERVWTAAVRQDGQLHETKGQDGARVTYQVAELTGVRDLAGRPEGLRLIVRRVKPSRRDAKKLTAFEHRTGWRYQIVATNIPAHQGLSSVPGSGQAWFCDALHRDHAEVEDRVKAIKRIGLGLLPSKSWQVNEAWVPAATIAADLDAWTRLLLLHDAPEPARAEPATIRSKLYHLPARLTAHARRRVLHLDRSWPWAHVFTTAWQRATDLPALT; this is encoded by the coding sequence ATGGCGGGACCGCGGTGTCGCCCTGGTGCAGTTGGCCTGCGCGATCGCGCTCGGCGCGACGAATCTCCTGGAAGCCGGGCGCCTGCAGCACCACTGGCTGCCCTGTTCGACCGACCGGTCTCCGACAGCACCCTGCGTCGCACACTGGAGGCGATCGACGCCCCGACCGCGGCCCGGATCGAACGTGCTCGCGCCACCGTCCGCCGCCTGGTGCGGACCCGGCTGTCCCTTCGCCCCGGCGGCTTCCCCCGGATCGCCGTCGCCGGCCGGAAGCTGATCGGCTGGTACGTGCTGGACCTGGACGCCACCATCGTGACGTGCACCAGCCGCAAGGACGGGGCGGCCGGCACGTACAAGGGCTCCTTCGGGCACCTGCCGCTGGGCGCCTGGCTGGCCAACACCCACGAGTGCGTCGCGATGCTGCTGCGTCCGGGCAACGCCGCCCCCAACGACGTCGGCGACCACCAGCAGGTCCTGGCCGCCGCGCTGCGCCAGCTCCCGTTGCCACCATGGTCCAAGCTCCTGGTCAGGATCGACGGCGCGGCCTTCTCCCACGGCGTCCTGAACCATCTGGCGGCGTTGACCACCACCCGGCGGCGGGTCCGCCTCATCACCGGCTGGGCGATCAACGACACCGACGAACAGGCGATCGCGCTGCTGCCCGAGCGCGTGTGGACGGCCGCCGTGCGCCAGGACGGCCAACTTCACGAGACCAAAGGCCAGGACGGGGCGAGGGTCACCTACCAGGTCGCCGAGCTGACCGGGGTGCGCGACCTGGCGGGCCGGCCCGAGGGACTGCGGCTGATCGTGCGCCGGGTCAAGCCCTCGCGGCGCGACGCGAAGAAGCTCACCGCGTTCGAGCACCGGACCGGCTGGCGCTACCAGATCGTCGCCACCAACATCCCCGCCCACCAGGGCCTGTCCAGTGTCCCCGGCTCCGGACAGGCATGGTTCTGCGACGCCCTCCACCGCGACCACGCAGAGGTGGAAGACCGCGTGAAGGCGATCAAGCGGATCGGACTCGGGCTGCTGCCATCGAAGTCCTGGCAGGTCAACGAGGCCTGGGTGCCGGCCGCCACCATCGCGGCCGACCTCGACGCCTGGACGCGGCTTCTCCTGCTGCACGACGCCCCGGAACCGGCCAGGGCCGAGCCGGCCACGATCCGCTCCAAGCTTTACCACCTCCCGGCCCGCCTCACCGCTCACGCCCGCCGCCGGGTCCTCCACCTGGACCGGTCATGGCCATGGGCGCACGTGTTCACCACCGCCTGGCAGCGGGCCACCGACCTCCCGGCCCTCACCTGA
- a CDS encoding Fic family protein yields MLYATPTLDTDDLRVLEEIGEMRVALRHQLAVRPRWDRPLRRHMTARAVAGSNTIEGYAATVDDVEAMMSGEEPLDASEVVREEIAGYQLALTYVQALADAPGFTFQTEGLNALHFMMQSKHLAKRPGRWRSREVWINEPGRPDVRAYTAPDPEQVPALMEELVTWLNEGDLDAPVHVRASMAHLNLVKIHPWHDGNGRMSRALSTLVFAREQLMPPEFSSIEEWLGYPSNTVRYYDVLAEVGGPVYSPERDAHPWIRFCLRAHHQQAQYAEHLMHRQNQGWSALFDALRSTGIDGELAERYLYALLPAFLGHRVRRALYQADAELGEASAMRDIRQLRDAGWLIQHGKARGTFYTGGERMNPVRDLVAQHIGPLRDPYAVR; encoded by the coding sequence ATGCTGTATGCGACTCCGACACTCGACACCGACGATCTCCGGGTCCTTGAGGAAATCGGGGAGATGCGTGTTGCGCTGCGCCATCAGCTCGCGGTGCGACCGCGCTGGGACCGGCCGCTGCGGCGGCACATGACAGCGCGGGCCGTAGCAGGATCGAACACGATCGAGGGCTACGCGGCGACCGTCGACGACGTCGAAGCGATGATGAGCGGCGAAGAACCGCTGGACGCCTCGGAAGTGGTGCGCGAGGAGATCGCCGGTTACCAATTGGCGCTGACATACGTTCAGGCACTAGCCGATGCACCCGGGTTCACCTTCCAGACGGAAGGGCTGAACGCCCTGCACTTCATGATGCAGTCGAAGCACCTGGCCAAGCGTCCGGGCCGGTGGCGCAGCCGTGAGGTGTGGATCAACGAGCCTGGCAGGCCCGACGTCCGCGCCTACACCGCCCCGGATCCGGAGCAGGTGCCAGCGCTCATGGAAGAACTAGTCACGTGGCTCAACGAGGGCGACCTGGACGCACCGGTGCACGTGCGTGCCTCAATGGCGCACCTGAACCTTGTGAAGATCCATCCGTGGCATGACGGCAACGGCCGAATGTCCCGCGCACTGTCCACACTGGTCTTCGCGCGCGAGCAACTGATGCCCCCAGAGTTCTCATCCATCGAGGAGTGGCTCGGCTACCCGAGTAACACGGTGCGCTACTACGACGTCCTCGCCGAGGTCGGCGGGCCGGTGTACTCACCGGAGCGGGACGCACACCCGTGGATCCGATTCTGCCTACGCGCTCACCATCAACAGGCGCAGTACGCAGAGCATTTGATGCACCGCCAGAATCAGGGTTGGTCGGCCCTCTTCGATGCCCTCCGCAGCACCGGCATCGACGGAGAACTGGCCGAGCGCTACCTCTACGCACTTCTCCCCGCCTTCCTGGGGCACCGCGTCCGTCGAGCCCTCTACCAGGCCGACGCCGAACTCGGAGAGGCCAGCGCAATGCGAGACATTCGGCAATTGCGCGATGCCGGGTGGCTGATCCAGCACGGCAAGGCCAGGGGGACGTTCTATACCGGCGGAGAACGGATGAACCCCGTACGAGACCTGGTCGCACAGCACATTGGACCGCTGCGTGATCCGTATGCCGTGAGGTAA
- a CDS encoding WhiB family transcriptional regulator — translation MDQRDSPCHATGRRQSVDRVPRPHAGARRAVGAAEQAKPDNAVGHGHRPLDSGTAPNRSGTSTCERNPVVNNSRLVPSLDLWQWQSRAACRGMASESFFSPTGERGPARRRREEHALRICRSCAVVDQCAAFADRTGQPYGVWGGQTARQRAIAPRVADAT, via the coding sequence ATGGATCAACGAGACAGCCCATGCCATGCAACTGGGCGTCGCCAAAGCGTAGATCGGGTGCCCAGGCCCCATGCCGGCGCCCGCCGCGCCGTCGGAGCCGCTGAGCAGGCCAAACCGGACAACGCAGTCGGCCACGGACATCGCCCCCTCGACAGCGGCACGGCGCCCAACCGGTCCGGTACATCCACGTGTGAAAGGAATCCAGTCGTGAACAACAGTCGTCTTGTTCCCTCGCTCGATCTCTGGCAGTGGCAGTCCCGCGCCGCGTGCAGGGGCATGGCCTCCGAGAGCTTCTTCTCACCGACCGGCGAACGCGGCCCCGCCCGGCGACGGCGCGAGGAACACGCCCTCAGGATCTGCCGAAGCTGCGCCGTGGTAGACCAGTGCGCCGCCTTCGCCGACAGAACCGGGCAGCCCTACGGTGTGTGGGGCGGCCAGACCGCGCGCCAGCGGGCGATAGCACCTCGCGTCGCGGATGCCACATGA
- a CDS encoding IS4 family transposase: MVQGSVESDGPVARPDQVSLGVLVAAVPRFKVDEAAAVCGVAEQRRGGKLPPHVTAYLTMALCLFSDDAAEEVAQKVTGSLSQFGVWDAAWEPPTSSGITQARKRLGRDVLRETFYRVAEPVATSETRGAWLRGWRLMAIDGFDLDLPDSAENAAEFGYAGNDQSRSAFPKARVVAVVECGSHAFVDAEVGPWNRSEKAMAASLLPSISTDWLLLADRGFYSFAAFSAAAQTGAALCWRAPTQLSLPVLKVLSDGTYLSALVDPRLRGRQREELLQEAKSGAKPDPAAAHVVRIVEYDVPDRDGGELICLITTVTEPEDATAAELAAAYHQRWEEEAANGQLKTVLRGPGKVLRSKSPDLVHQEIWAYLLVHYAINSLICQAATGADIDPDRISFLRTLNIVRRTATGTAAFPP, translated from the coding sequence ATGGTTCAGGGGTCCGTCGAATCGGATGGTCCGGTCGCGCGACCGGACCAGGTGTCGTTGGGAGTCTTGGTTGCGGCGGTGCCGCGATTCAAGGTCGATGAGGCCGCAGCGGTGTGCGGGGTGGCCGAGCAGCGTCGAGGGGGCAAACTCCCTCCGCACGTGACCGCCTATCTGACGATGGCGCTGTGCCTGTTCTCTGACGACGCGGCCGAGGAGGTCGCGCAGAAGGTCACCGGATCGCTGTCGCAGTTCGGCGTGTGGGACGCCGCGTGGGAACCGCCGACGTCGTCGGGGATCACCCAGGCGCGCAAGCGGCTGGGCCGGGATGTGCTGCGCGAGACGTTCTACCGGGTGGCAGAGCCGGTGGCCACCAGTGAGACCCGGGGCGCGTGGCTGCGCGGATGGCGCCTGATGGCCATCGACGGTTTCGACCTCGACCTTCCCGACTCGGCCGAGAACGCAGCCGAGTTCGGTTACGCCGGCAACGACCAGTCCCGCTCCGCGTTCCCCAAGGCCCGGGTGGTGGCCGTCGTCGAGTGTGGTTCGCACGCCTTCGTCGACGCCGAGGTCGGCCCGTGGAACCGCAGCGAGAAGGCGATGGCGGCGTCGCTACTGCCCTCGATCTCCACTGACTGGCTGCTGCTGGCCGATCGGGGCTTCTACAGCTTCGCCGCGTTCAGCGCCGCTGCCCAGACCGGGGCGGCGCTGTGCTGGCGGGCACCGACGCAGCTGTCGCTGCCGGTCCTGAAGGTCCTGTCCGATGGTACGTATCTGTCGGCCCTGGTTGATCCGCGCCTGCGCGGCCGGCAGCGGGAGGAACTGCTGCAGGAGGCGAAATCCGGTGCGAAGCCGGACCCGGCCGCCGCCCACGTGGTGCGGATCGTGGAGTACGACGTCCCCGACCGCGACGGCGGGGAGCTGATCTGTCTGATCACTACGGTCACCGAGCCGGAGGACGCGACCGCCGCTGAACTGGCGGCTGCCTATCACCAGCGGTGGGAGGAGGAAGCCGCGAACGGCCAGCTGAAGACGGTTCTGCGCGGCCCTGGGAAGGTACTTCGGTCCAAGAGCCCGGACCTGGTCCACCAGGAGATCTGGGCCTACCTGCTGGTCCACTACGCGATCAACTCCCTGATCTGCCAAGCCGCGACCGGTGCCGACATCGACCCGGACCGGATCAGCTTCCTCAGGACCCTCAACATCGTCCGCCGCACCGCCACCGGGACGGCGGCCTTTCCCCCCTGA
- a CDS encoding helix-turn-helix domain-containing protein, producing MTPNGTAIRHFRQARGMSLRRMAQLARRDRGFLSEVERGLCGASDETLRRIAVALDLPVAAINREEMS from the coding sequence GTGACACCGAACGGCACAGCAATCCGGCACTTCCGCCAGGCTCGCGGTATGAGCCTGCGGCGCATGGCCCAGCTCGCACGGCGTGACAGGGGCTTTCTGTCCGAGGTCGAGCGCGGACTGTGTGGAGCGAGCGACGAGACGCTGCGCCGTATCGCGGTCGCCCTGGACCTACCTGTCGCTGCGATCAACAGAGAGGAGATGTCATGA
- a CDS encoding helix-turn-helix domain-containing protein, which produces MDGDWAGLARRIAHARRLASLSQEELAEALNIGKSSVQKLERPTAQWSKISPMHRLVASYFGWTPESIERILDGREPIMLTGDSPPNPPRSASAAFEELTAGMSPRAVEALRRGSTVDTDVVDLAAGEADVEAVLIFKSKGWEHVPAERKRAVLRKWAQLQIAAREIFAEEEPSNQ; this is translated from the coding sequence ATGGATGGAGACTGGGCAGGGCTCGCGCGGCGCATCGCCCACGCGCGCAGGCTCGCGAGCCTCTCGCAGGAAGAGCTCGCCGAGGCTCTCAATATCGGCAAGTCCTCCGTGCAGAAGCTCGAACGGCCGACGGCGCAATGGTCGAAGATCAGCCCGATGCATCGTCTGGTCGCCAGCTACTTCGGGTGGACGCCAGAGTCGATCGAGCGCATCCTCGACGGCCGCGAGCCGATCATGCTGACTGGCGACTCTCCGCCCAATCCTCCGCGTTCCGCGTCGGCAGCGTTCGAGGAGCTCACGGCCGGGATGTCGCCGCGCGCCGTCGAGGCGCTGCGGCGGGGCAGCACGGTGGACACGGACGTCGTCGACCTGGCCGCCGGTGAGGCGGACGTCGAGGCCGTCCTGATCTTCAAGAGCAAGGGGTGGGAGCACGTGCCAGCAGAGCGCAAGCGGGCTGTCCTGCGGAAGTGGGCGCAGTTGCAGATCGCTGCGCGAGAGATCTTCGCCGAAGAAGAGCCATCAAATCAGTAA
- a CDS encoding IS701 family transposase gives MLPPGAVPTGELSEADVRSMEGELEALCASVDDVFARPASRENLRAMMRGLLAEVPRKNLWQLAEFAGHPNPDRLQGFLAKAAWDADELRDRVRDYAVAALTAPDAVLIADETGDIKKGTKSAGVQRQYTGTAGRIENAQVSVHLSYGSSRGRTLIDRELYLGRTWAGTTAEHERRSAEQGIPPERATQVATKPELARRMVERAVRAGVPFSYFLADEVYGQARALRAWLEEQRIRYVLAIPKDEALPLPDGRTRQARELYAAVPEDVFERRSCADGAKGPRDYDWAIVQLAHTDLELERHLLIRRSTVPNKVNKKTGELVREVAYFLCHADTGTTLSALVTAAGQRWMVEESFQVAKGQVGLDEHEVRKWCSWYRHTTVCMLAMAFLADVRSRLIPHRPPTVDPRP, from the coding sequence ATGCTGCCGCCAGGTGCGGTGCCGACGGGCGAGTTGAGCGAGGCTGATGTCCGTTCCATGGAGGGTGAGTTGGAGGCGCTGTGTGCCTCGGTGGACGATGTGTTCGCCCGCCCGGCCTCGCGGGAGAACCTGCGGGCGATGATGCGCGGGCTGCTGGCTGAGGTGCCGCGCAAGAACCTGTGGCAGCTGGCCGAGTTCGCCGGTCACCCCAACCCCGACCGGCTGCAGGGCTTCCTGGCCAAGGCGGCGTGGGACGCGGACGAACTGCGCGACCGGGTCCGGGACTATGCCGTCGCCGCCCTGACCGCCCCGGATGCGGTACTCATCGCGGACGAGACTGGTGACATCAAGAAGGGCACCAAGAGCGCCGGGGTGCAGCGGCAGTACACCGGAACCGCAGGCCGGATCGAGAACGCCCAGGTCAGCGTCCACCTGTCCTACGGATCCAGCCGGGGTCGGACACTGATCGACCGCGAGCTCTACCTCGGGAGGACATGGGCTGGAACCACCGCCGAACATGAACGGCGCAGTGCCGAGCAGGGCATCCCGCCCGAGCGCGCCACGCAAGTGGCCACCAAGCCGGAACTGGCCCGGCGGATGGTGGAACGCGCCGTGCGGGCAGGGGTCCCGTTCTCCTACTTCCTGGCCGACGAGGTCTACGGCCAGGCCCGCGCCCTGCGTGCCTGGCTGGAGGAACAGCGCATCCGCTACGTGCTGGCCATCCCCAAGGACGAGGCGCTGCCACTGCCCGACGGGCGCACCCGCCAGGCCCGCGAACTGTACGCGGCCGTGCCCGAGGACGTCTTCGAGCGCCGTTCGTGCGCCGACGGCGCCAAGGGCCCGCGCGACTACGACTGGGCCATCGTCCAACTCGCCCACACTGATCTGGAGTTGGAGCGCCACCTGTTGATCCGGCGTTCCACCGTTCCGAACAAGGTGAACAAGAAGACCGGCGAACTGGTCCGCGAGGTCGCCTACTTCCTGTGCCACGCCGACACCGGCACCACCCTGTCCGCACTGGTGACCGCCGCCGGGCAGCGCTGGATGGTCGAGGAGTCCTTCCAGGTGGCCAAGGGCCAGGTCGGACTCGATGAGCACGAGGTACGCAAATGGTGCTCGTGGTACCGGCACACCACCGTATGCATGCTCGCCATGGCCTTCCTGGCCGACGTCCGGAGCCGGCTAATACCGCACCGTCCACCGACAGTCGACCCCCGACCGTGA
- a CDS encoding site-specific integrase, with translation MAYADKRISEAKGSKGKVSWRARYKRPDGTWGSEPGFATKKTAEAWGEEQEAAIRAGRWIDPELARKHFGVFAREFMKARNPRGNTVTTRWRMLETVILPKWEHTPLIAFSWFDVEAWANAHPAHETEIDHSVSLMSTILTAAVDAKHLTVNPLYGRRRSVSTGNSAAKAKKTASATSAKAKRAATPEAVLQLAQRLGPTRGLHVLTVGFVGLRWGESNALHRETALGIRREAFGRGEWTCQVLHIDPDFGELVEYDDRDEDGKRIGTVLQLEPPKNAWSVRDVDLPPFLAQLIRAHRDDLPPMQPATDEGPAKYTHLYATDSGTFWRRGNWSKVLRPAVNGRPGSLRRPGTAGVEPWAPIMPGLTMDLLRHTHDTFQEQIGVKAPLAYEQAGHKRPGIKAVYQHPTVEMRIERLAGLEEIYERAMRNLGWESLWGRVDLLKWRSEDDHPNIAQMITFPAGRKPKAKVRKVGNG, from the coding sequence GTGGCATACGCAGACAAGCGCATCAGTGAGGCCAAGGGCAGTAAAGGAAAGGTCTCCTGGCGTGCCCGATACAAACGCCCCGACGGCACATGGGGGAGCGAGCCGGGATTCGCCACGAAGAAAACGGCCGAGGCGTGGGGCGAGGAACAGGAAGCCGCGATCCGGGCGGGCCGTTGGATTGATCCCGAGCTGGCCAGAAAGCACTTCGGCGTATTCGCCCGGGAGTTCATGAAGGCTCGCAATCCGCGCGGCAACACCGTCACGACGCGCTGGCGGATGCTGGAGACAGTCATCCTGCCGAAGTGGGAGCACACTCCGCTCATCGCCTTCAGCTGGTTCGACGTCGAGGCCTGGGCCAACGCCCACCCGGCGCACGAGACCGAGATCGACCACTCAGTCAGCCTGATGTCCACGATCCTCACGGCCGCGGTCGACGCGAAGCACCTCACCGTCAACCCGCTCTACGGTCGGCGCCGTTCCGTCTCGACGGGCAACTCCGCGGCGAAGGCGAAGAAGACGGCTTCGGCCACCAGCGCGAAGGCCAAGCGGGCCGCCACGCCTGAGGCGGTGCTGCAGCTGGCGCAGCGCCTCGGCCCGACGCGCGGGCTGCACGTCCTGACGGTTGGCTTCGTCGGCCTGCGCTGGGGCGAGAGCAATGCCCTGCACCGTGAGACCGCCCTGGGGATCCGGCGCGAGGCGTTCGGCAGGGGCGAGTGGACGTGCCAGGTGCTGCACATCGACCCCGACTTCGGCGAGCTCGTCGAGTACGACGACCGGGACGAGGACGGCAAGAGGATCGGCACCGTGCTGCAGCTGGAGCCGCCGAAGAACGCGTGGAGCGTCCGCGACGTCGACCTGCCGCCGTTCCTCGCCCAGCTGATCCGTGCCCACCGGGACGATCTCCCGCCGATGCAGCCGGCCACAGACGAGGGGCCCGCGAAGTACACCCACCTATACGCCACGGACAGCGGGACGTTCTGGCGCCGGGGCAACTGGTCCAAGGTACTGAGGCCGGCCGTGAACGGGCGGCCGGGCTCGCTGCGGCGCCCGGGCACCGCCGGCGTGGAGCCGTGGGCGCCGATCATGCCGGGGCTGACGATGGACCTGCTGCGGCATACCCACGACACCTTCCAGGAGCAGATCGGGGTCAAGGCACCGCTGGCCTACGAGCAGGCCGGCCACAAGCGGCCCGGAATCAAGGCCGTGTACCAGCACCCGACGGTGGAGATGCGGATCGAGCGCCTGGCGGGCCTGGAGGAGATCTACGAGCGCGCGATGCGGAACCTCGGCTGGGAGTCGCTGTGGGGCCGCGTGGACCTGCTGAAGTGGCGTTCGGAAGATGATCACCCAAATATCGCCCAGATGATCACTTTTCCGGCAGGTCGGAAGCCAAAGGCCAAGGTCAGAAAGGTGGGAAATGGATGA
- a CDS encoding STAS domain-containing protein, with product MSASAPTTSASTSQPWTCIPLTTTAQRAPGGLVLHVSGELDLDSAPTLESAATAHLGALPSVLTLDLSRIAFIDCAGLAALLRISVHASYSRTALLLGPISPSVARLIALTGDPFHT from the coding sequence ATGAGTGCCTCCGCACCGACCACGTCGGCGTCGACTTCACAGCCCTGGACCTGCATCCCCTTGACGACCACGGCGCAGCGCGCACCCGGCGGCCTCGTCCTGCACGTAAGCGGAGAACTTGACCTCGACTCCGCTCCGACCCTCGAATCCGCCGCCACCGCCCACCTCGGCGCCCTGCCCTCGGTACTCACCCTCGACCTGAGCCGAATCGCCTTCATCGACTGCGCGGGACTCGCCGCCCTGCTGAGGATCAGTGTCCACGCCTCATACTCGCGCACCGCCCTGCTCCTGGGCCCGATCAGCCCATCCGTGGCCCGCCTCATCGCCCTGACCGGGGATCCCTTCCACACCTGA